A genome region from Dehalobacter sp. 12DCB1 includes the following:
- the acsB gene encoding acetyl-CoA decarbonylase/synthase complex subunit alpha/beta, which translates to MNLYSTVFAGAKQALDTAAEYVVKAISLKGKEHKVAFPDTAYSLSLIYAITGKKIGTLGELEGALDLVRSLIVEKEQLREAENAGMAAAVCSEIIEALKYVMDEKPYEAPCMGFLTDAIIRGWGVGLVTDDIPGQAVIIGEFPDSESAAKVIKEYQAKGLLTFLVGKVIDQAIEGGVKVGLEFRVMPLGYNMTSVIHVVTVTIRAALIFGALTPGDWEEFKRYTYKRLKAFVNAVGPLSNYRVAAGAAAINLGFPVVTDQDVAEVPMKLITQKDYNKMAATSLEIRGIKIKITEIPIPVAFAAAFEGERIRKDVMFVEFGGNKTESWELVAQREASEIEDHKIGIIGDDIDTVQQVAGRMPLAVLVEVSGKNMHSDFEPVLERRIHYFMNYIEGIMHVGQRDTTWVRISKDAYEKGFRLRHFGEVLYAKMLDEFGAVVDKCQVTIITDAAKVKEVKAQQVISKYAARDERIASLTDESVDTFYTCILCQSFAPSHVCIVTPERLGLCGAVSWLDSKATFELDPTGPCQPINKGPVDDPVKGIWPEVNKTVKQYSQGALSRITLYSLLEDPMTSCGCFECIAGIMPEANGIVIVNREFSGVSPVGMTFGELASMTGGGVQTPGFMGHGRQFISSKKFISAEGGPGRIVWMPKELKDFVADKLNATAKEMYGIDNFVDMICDETIASESEAVLEYLSEKGHPALTMDPLM; encoded by the coding sequence ATGAATTTATATAGCACCGTATTTGCAGGAGCAAAACAAGCTCTCGATACTGCTGCCGAATATGTTGTAAAAGCAATCTCCTTAAAAGGGAAAGAGCATAAGGTTGCTTTTCCTGATACTGCTTACTCCCTGTCCCTTATTTATGCCATTACCGGCAAAAAAATAGGCACCTTGGGAGAACTTGAAGGCGCTTTAGATCTTGTCAGAAGCCTGATCGTGGAAAAAGAACAACTCAGAGAAGCTGAAAATGCCGGTATGGCTGCTGCTGTTTGTTCGGAAATTATTGAAGCATTAAAGTATGTCATGGATGAAAAGCCCTATGAAGCTCCGTGTATGGGTTTTCTCACGGATGCGATTATCCGCGGCTGGGGCGTTGGTCTCGTAACAGACGATATCCCGGGACAGGCAGTCATCATCGGCGAATTTCCGGATTCCGAATCAGCTGCCAAAGTAATTAAAGAATACCAAGCTAAAGGGCTTTTAACCTTCCTTGTCGGTAAAGTTATTGATCAGGCTATTGAAGGTGGAGTCAAAGTAGGACTTGAGTTCAGAGTCATGCCCCTGGGATATAACATGACCTCGGTGATTCATGTCGTTACGGTAACCATCCGCGCAGCTTTAATCTTCGGTGCCCTGACCCCTGGCGACTGGGAAGAATTTAAGCGCTATACGTATAAAAGATTGAAAGCCTTTGTCAATGCCGTCGGACCTTTAAGCAATTACAGGGTTGCCGCAGGTGCAGCTGCGATTAACCTCGGCTTTCCGGTTGTAACTGATCAGGATGTTGCCGAAGTTCCGATGAAGCTTATCACCCAAAAAGACTACAACAAAATGGCTGCAACTTCACTTGAAATCAGAGGTATTAAAATTAAGATTACTGAAATTCCGATTCCCGTTGCTTTTGCCGCTGCTTTCGAAGGTGAAAGAATCAGAAAAGATGTCATGTTTGTTGAATTCGGAGGTAATAAAACAGAGTCCTGGGAGCTTGTTGCGCAAAGAGAAGCCAGTGAAATTGAAGACCATAAGATTGGGATTATTGGTGACGATATCGACACCGTGCAACAGGTAGCAGGAAGAATGCCGCTAGCCGTCCTGGTCGAAGTATCCGGAAAGAACATGCATTCAGATTTTGAGCCGGTTCTGGAAAGAAGAATCCACTATTTTATGAACTATATTGAAGGTATCATGCACGTCGGGCAGAGGGATACCACCTGGGTTCGCATCAGCAAAGATGCTTACGAAAAAGGCTTCAGGCTTCGTCACTTTGGTGAAGTGCTGTATGCCAAGATGCTGGATGAGTTTGGTGCAGTCGTCGACAAATGTCAGGTTACAATTATCACTGATGCTGCCAAAGTCAAAGAAGTGAAGGCCCAGCAGGTGATTTCCAAGTATGCAGCAAGAGACGAACGAATTGCCAGTCTGACCGATGAAAGTGTCGATACTTTTTATACCTGTATTCTATGCCAGTCCTTTGCGCCTTCCCATGTCTGTATTGTGACACCGGAAAGGCTGGGACTATGCGGTGCCGTAAGCTGGCTTGATTCCAAAGCCACTTTTGAACTCGACCCAACCGGTCCTTGTCAGCCAATAAACAAAGGTCCTGTTGATGATCCCGTCAAAGGTATCTGGCCGGAAGTCAATAAAACCGTGAAACAGTACTCGCAAGGGGCTTTGAGCCGCATCACCCTCTACAGCTTATTGGAAGACCCGATGACCTCCTGTGGCTGCTTCGAATGTATCGCAGGCATTATGCCGGAAGCCAATGGGATTGTCATCGTAAACAGAGAGTTCTCCGGCGTATCTCCGGTAGGCATGACATTCGGCGAACTGGCTTCCATGACAGGCGGCGGCGTTCAAACTCCTGGATTTATGGGACATGGCAGACAGTTTATCTCCTCCAAGAAGTTCATCTCAGCTGAAGGCGGTCCCGGACGTATTGTCTGGATGCCGAAGGAACTCAAAGATTTTGTTGCTGACAAACTAAATGCAACTGCCAAAGAAATGTATGGAATTGACAACTTTGTCGACATGATCTGCGATGAAACCATTGCTTCAGAGTCCGAAGCCGTATTGGAGTATCTAAGTGAAAAAGGTCACCCTGCACTAACAATGGATCCGCTGATGTAG
- the acsV gene encoding corrinoid activation/regeneration protein AcsV, which produces MFKVKFIPENTVVIAKLDETLFDAAHKAGIFLDAPCNGLGSCGKCKLKVLKGSVNFRKNHHITESELAQGFVLACNSKINGDITIEVPAIPTSIFSEMKIEDLAGTKDQQIIDRVINLATNNHILFNSAVQKTYMKLDLPSLDDCISDWDRIKRHLLKNSAYREVICQLPIFKKIPHVLRENDFHVTVTYFAENSERIRVINIEPGDTSERLYGAAIDVGTTSVAAFLVDLCNGKIIAKASAGNIQIKYGADVISRIIHATKKNGLQELTDAIIKETINPLLKQMRQEIGVSKDEISVMVASGNTTMMHLMLGVYPDYLRKDPYIPAFLDSEYLKAADLGLEAYAESLIYILPSVSSYVGGDITAGVLASGLWSEDQNILFMDLGTNGEIVFGNKDFLLTCACSAGPAFEGGEISSGMRAVPGVIENVRIDRKTFEPAIDTIDNQLPLGLCGSGIIDAIAEMFRAGIIDSRGRLNRNLKTRRIRFDEYGIGEFVLAFRGEYYIPKDITITEIDLENFIRAKGAVYSAVAVLLKSMGMDYSAIDKIYIAGGIGTNININNSITIGLFPDLPVEKFEYLGNSSLMGSYLTLRSTDARKKAEDIASHMTYLELSTDSSYMGEFISACFLPHTEIERFPTVKEQGKIV; this is translated from the coding sequence ATGTTTAAAGTAAAATTTATTCCTGAAAACACCGTTGTGATCGCCAAATTAGATGAGACACTGTTTGATGCGGCCCACAAAGCCGGTATCTTCCTTGATGCACCTTGCAATGGACTGGGATCATGCGGCAAATGCAAGCTAAAGGTTCTCAAAGGCAGTGTAAATTTTCGTAAAAACCATCATATTACGGAATCCGAATTAGCACAGGGTTTTGTTTTAGCCTGTAATTCCAAGATCAACGGTGATATCACTATTGAGGTACCGGCTATCCCGACATCTATCTTTAGCGAGATGAAAATTGAAGATTTGGCTGGAACAAAAGATCAACAGATTATTGACAGGGTTATTAACTTGGCTACCAATAATCATATCCTGTTTAACTCCGCTGTGCAAAAGACCTATATGAAATTAGACCTGCCAAGCCTTGATGACTGCATTTCCGACTGGGACAGAATTAAAAGACATTTGCTTAAAAACAGCGCTTACCGCGAAGTGATTTGCCAACTACCAATCTTTAAAAAAATACCTCATGTTTTAAGAGAAAATGATTTTCACGTGACCGTAACGTATTTTGCAGAAAACAGCGAGAGAATCAGAGTTATCAATATTGAACCCGGAGATACTTCCGAGAGACTCTATGGAGCAGCTATAGATGTAGGAACTACATCTGTAGCTGCCTTCCTGGTCGATCTTTGTAACGGAAAGATTATTGCTAAAGCCTCTGCCGGAAATATTCAGATCAAATATGGTGCTGATGTGATTAGCAGAATTATCCACGCAACTAAGAAAAATGGCTTGCAGGAATTAACCGATGCTATTATCAAAGAAACAATTAATCCTTTGCTTAAGCAAATGCGACAGGAAATAGGCGTTTCCAAAGACGAAATCAGCGTGATGGTCGCCTCCGGAAATACAACTATGATGCACCTCATGCTCGGGGTTTATCCGGATTATTTGCGGAAGGATCCCTATATTCCCGCTTTCCTTGATTCTGAATACCTTAAAGCTGCCGACCTCGGGCTAGAGGCCTATGCTGAAAGCCTTATATATATATTGCCTTCGGTTTCAAGCTATGTCGGTGGAGATATTACTGCCGGCGTACTTGCCTCCGGCCTGTGGTCGGAAGATCAAAATATCCTTTTTATGGACTTGGGTACAAATGGCGAAATTGTTTTCGGCAATAAAGACTTCTTGCTTACTTGTGCCTGTTCAGCCGGGCCTGCGTTTGAAGGGGGAGAGATAAGTTCGGGAATGCGTGCGGTGCCAGGTGTAATTGAAAATGTGAGAATTGACAGGAAAACTTTTGAGCCTGCGATAGATACCATAGACAATCAATTGCCACTCGGCTTATGTGGCTCAGGAATCATCGATGCCATAGCTGAAATGTTTAGGGCAGGGATCATTGATAGCCGGGGCCGTCTGAACCGCAATCTGAAAACCCGTCGTATTCGTTTTGATGAATATGGAATCGGTGAATTTGTGTTGGCTTTTAGAGGAGAATATTATATCCCCAAAGATATCACGATTACGGAAATTGATCTGGAAAACTTTATCCGGGCCAAAGGCGCTGTCTACTCTGCCGTGGCAGTATTATTAAAAAGTATGGGTATGGATTATTCCGCAATAGACAAAATATATATTGCCGGCGGAATCGGCACGAATATCAATATAAACAACTCGATTACGATCGGGCTTTTCCCAGACCTTCCGGTTGAAAAGTTTGAATATCTTGGCAATAGTTCTTTGATGGGCAGCTATTTAACCCTGCGAAGTACTGACGCCAGAAAAAAAGCCGAGGATATTGCCTCTCATATGACTTACTTGGAACTCAGTACCGACAGCTCCTACATGGGAGAATTTATATCCGCCTGTTTCCTTCCCCACACTGAAATAGAAAGATTTCCAACCGTTAAGGAACAAGGTAAAATCGTCTAA
- a CDS encoding CooT family nickel-binding protein — protein MCESNAYVLTPDGEKMLMENVANMKIDSGKIFLTSLLGDEKTINGIIQEIKLLEHKILISEKA, from the coding sequence ATGTGTGAATCGAATGCTTATGTTCTAACTCCTGACGGAGAAAAAATGCTTATGGAAAATGTTGCGAACATGAAGATTGACTCCGGGAAAATCTTTTTAACAAGTTTATTGGGAGATGAAAAAACGATTAACGGTATAATTCAGGAAATTAAACTTTTAGAACATAAAATCCTGATTAGCGAAAAGGCGTAA
- a CDS encoding DUF3786 domain-containing protein encodes MSDTPMHYEFIRAKLKDCDPVEISRKSGAVYDRQKQEFRVLLMGRNYFVSYPSGEICDFNHSEISNFPVKTLILRYLVHAQGAPPTEKDITYREVSGGQVYYRNFYGRCIMRLVRMFSKDFPALEYAMAKLNALKTTHGDLSYRFQFMNNIYVTFILWNGDEEFPTSANILFDANTPDYFNAEDHTVVCDIALSFLKELSK; translated from the coding sequence GTGTCCGATACACCGATGCATTATGAATTTATCCGCGCGAAACTTAAGGATTGTGACCCTGTGGAAATATCCCGGAAATCGGGAGCAGTTTATGACAGGCAAAAGCAAGAGTTTCGTGTTCTTCTAATGGGCAGAAATTATTTTGTCTCCTACCCCTCAGGGGAAATCTGCGATTTCAACCACTCCGAAATTTCCAACTTTCCGGTCAAGACATTAATCCTGCGTTATCTGGTGCATGCCCAGGGCGCACCGCCTACAGAAAAGGATATCACGTATCGGGAAGTATCCGGCGGCCAGGTCTACTACCGTAATTTCTACGGCCGGTGTATTATGAGGCTTGTCAGGATGTTCAGCAAGGATTTCCCAGCTCTGGAGTACGCCATGGCAAAGCTGAACGCATTGAAAACAACGCATGGAGACCTCAGTTACCGTTTTCAGTTTATGAACAACATTTATGTTACCTTTATTCTCTGGAATGGCGACGAAGAGTTCCCCACAAGCGCCAATATTCTTTTCGATGCCAATACACCGGATTACTTCAACGCCGAAGACCATACTGTTGTATGCGATATTGCCCTAAGCTTTTTGAAGGAACTCTCGAAGTAA